In Flavobacterium lacustre, a genomic segment contains:
- a CDS encoding Y-family DNA polymerase, with translation MYALVDCNNFYASCERVFQPQFVGKPVAILSNNDGCVISRSDEAKAAGVPMGAPIFKIRDLVKEKKIQVFSSNYALYGDLSNRVMAILNQFTPNVEIYSIDEAFLNFDGLNILDYEDYGLQMKTRVQKWVGIPVCIGFAETKALSKVANKIAKKFQNRTKGVYVIDSEEKRIKALKWTKIEDVWGIGYRTTKKAKLRNINTAFDFIQPQHESWIKKEMGVIGLRLKCELEGKSVLNLEPVADQKKSIAITRSFPKQIADFDLLRERVATFAAVCAEKLRKQNTCCHTIIVLLVIDRHSIQASKYYFNMAVTLPYATNSTLTISNTAIAMLKKLHQGNENIKFKKAGVIVTELIDENKKQLQLFEEENPKHLALMKAMDHLNKKIGDKKVKLATQNLSLTWNMNQNHLSPRYSTNFNQILEIKCL, from the coding sequence ATGTATGCTTTAGTCGATTGTAATAATTTTTATGCTTCCTGCGAAAGGGTTTTTCAACCTCAATTCGTAGGAAAACCAGTTGCCATATTATCCAATAATGATGGCTGTGTGATTTCAAGAAGCGACGAAGCTAAAGCTGCAGGAGTTCCTATGGGTGCGCCAATATTCAAAATTAGAGACTTGGTGAAAGAAAAAAAGATTCAGGTTTTCTCTTCTAATTATGCGCTGTACGGTGATTTAAGTAATCGTGTTATGGCTATTTTAAATCAATTTACACCCAATGTTGAAATCTACAGCATCGACGAAGCCTTTTTGAATTTTGACGGTCTCAACATCCTAGATTATGAAGATTACGGACTTCAGATGAAAACCCGCGTACAAAAATGGGTTGGAATTCCGGTTTGTATTGGCTTTGCCGAAACAAAGGCATTGTCAAAAGTAGCCAATAAAATTGCTAAGAAATTTCAAAACAGGACAAAAGGCGTTTATGTAATTGACAGCGAAGAAAAACGAATCAAAGCCCTGAAGTGGACAAAAATTGAAGACGTTTGGGGCATTGGTTACCGAACAACAAAAAAAGCAAAACTTAGAAATATTAATACTGCATTTGACTTCATACAACCGCAACACGAAAGTTGGATTAAAAAAGAAATGGGTGTTATTGGTCTTCGTCTAAAATGTGAATTAGAAGGAAAATCAGTTTTAAACTTAGAACCTGTTGCAGACCAAAAGAAAAGTATTGCTATCACCCGAAGCTTCCCAAAACAAATTGCTGATTTTGATTTACTCAGGGAACGAGTAGCCACTTTTGCAGCCGTTTGCGCAGAGAAATTGAGAAAGCAAAACACCTGCTGTCATACTATAATTGTACTATTAGTAATTGACCGACATTCGATACAAGCTTCAAAATATTATTTTAATATGGCTGTAACTTTGCCTTATGCCACCAATTCAACCTTAACGATTTCGAATACAGCTATAGCAATGCTGAAAAAATTGCATCAAGGAAATGAAAATATAAAGTTCAAAAAAGCCGGCGTTATTGTGACAGAGCTTATTGATGAAAACAAAAAACAACTGCAATTATTTGAAGAAGAAAATCCGAAACATCTGGCTTTAATGAAAGCAATGGATCATCTGAATAAAAAAATTGGAGATAAAAAAGTAAAATTGGCCACCCAGAATTTAAGCTTAACCTGGAATATGAATCAGAATCATTTGTCACCAAGATACAGTACTAATTTTAACCAGATTCTCGAAATAAAATGTCTATAA
- a CDS encoding UDP-glucose--hexose-1-phosphate uridylyltransferase — MKNFDINEDPHRRYNPLINEWVLVSPHRSKRPWQGQNETVTSDALPEYDPTCYLCPGNVRANGMVNPDYESSFVFENDFAALKQEEIAFEENKNETFFKAKPERGISRVVCFSPKHNLTLPEMPADAIENIIHTWQKEYTDLGNVDYINHVQIFENKGSVMGCSNPHPHGQIWAQSSLPTEVEKTQNNLKAYFDKHNKTLLEDYVKEELKLDERIVIENDHFVALVPFWAIWPYETMIVSKRNVSKITDFTETEVSDFAVILKQLTTKYDNLFETSFPYSSGIHQSPTDGELHPEWHFHMHFYPPLLRSATVKKFMVGYEMMGESQRDITPEKSAEILRAQTNVHYKKKS; from the coding sequence ATGAAAAATTTTGATATCAACGAAGATCCGCACAGACGTTATAATCCGTTAATCAACGAATGGGTTTTAGTTTCTCCACACCGTTCGAAACGTCCTTGGCAAGGGCAAAATGAAACAGTAACTTCGGATGCATTGCCAGAATATGACCCAACTTGTTATTTGTGTCCGGGAAATGTTCGTGCGAACGGAATGGTCAATCCGGACTATGAAAGTTCTTTTGTTTTTGAAAATGATTTTGCTGCTTTAAAGCAAGAAGAAATTGCTTTTGAAGAAAACAAAAATGAAACTTTTTTTAAAGCAAAACCAGAAAGAGGAATTTCTCGAGTAGTTTGCTTTTCGCCAAAACATAATTTGACCTTGCCAGAAATGCCAGCTGATGCCATTGAAAATATCATTCATACCTGGCAAAAAGAATATACGGATTTGGGTAATGTAGATTACATAAATCATGTTCAGATTTTTGAAAATAAAGGAAGTGTGATGGGTTGCAGTAATCCGCATCCACACGGTCAAATTTGGGCGCAATCGTCTTTACCAACCGAAGTAGAGAAAACGCAAAATAACTTGAAAGCTTATTTTGACAAACATAACAAAACGCTTTTAGAAGATTATGTAAAAGAAGAGTTGAAGTTAGACGAACGCATCGTTATTGAGAACGATCATTTTGTGGCATTGGTTCCTTTTTGGGCGATTTGGCCATATGAAACTATGATTGTCAGCAAACGAAATGTGAGTAAAATAACGGATTTTACAGAAACGGAAGTATCAGATTTTGCTGTTATTTTAAAACAATTGACAACCAAATATGACAATCTTTTTGAAACGTCTTTTCCTTATTCATCAGGTATTCATCAGTCGCCAACAGATGGAGAATTGCATCCGGAATGGCATTTTCACATGCATTTTTATCCGCCATTGTTGCGTTCTGCAACCGTGAAAAAATTTATGGTAGGTTACGAAATGATGGGCGAATCACAAAGAGATATTACACCGGAGAAAAGCGCTGAAATTTTGAGAGCGCAAACGAATGTACATTATAAAAAGAAGTCATGA
- the galE gene encoding UDP-glucose 4-epimerase GalE, giving the protein MKIVVTGGLGFIGSHTVVELQNENFEVVVIDNLSNSSVEVLDGIERITGNKPIFEQIDLRDKAAVHSFFKKYDDVAGVIHFAASKAVGESVKEPLLYYENNIASLVYILQELQQKPEANFIFSSSCTVYGQAEVMPIAETTPIQPAMSPYGNTKQIGEEIITDVTKVSNINAILLRYFNPIGAHPSVEIGELPIGVPQNLVPFITQTGMGLRKALSVYGNDYPTVDGTCVRDYIHVVDLAKAHVIALQRLIDKKNADKLEIFNLGTGTGSSVLEVIHAFEKVSGQKLVYNIVERREGDVTSAYANTDKANTVLGWKTVSTLEEAMDSAWKWEQKVRSKN; this is encoded by the coding sequence ATGAAAATAGTAGTTACAGGAGGCTTAGGCTTCATAGGTTCGCATACGGTTGTCGAGTTACAAAATGAAAATTTTGAAGTAGTCGTGATTGATAATTTGTCTAATTCTTCTGTCGAAGTTTTGGATGGTATTGAACGCATTACAGGAAATAAACCTATTTTTGAACAAATAGATTTAAGAGACAAAGCAGCGGTTCACAGTTTTTTTAAGAAATATGATGATGTGGCCGGAGTGATTCATTTTGCAGCCTCAAAAGCAGTTGGCGAAAGCGTAAAAGAACCCTTGTTATATTATGAAAATAACATTGCTTCGCTGGTTTATATTTTGCAGGAATTGCAACAAAAACCGGAAGCTAATTTTATTTTTAGTTCTTCTTGTACGGTTTACGGTCAAGCCGAAGTGATGCCAATTGCCGAAACGACACCAATTCAGCCTGCGATGTCTCCTTATGGAAATACCAAACAAATTGGAGAAGAAATTATTACTGATGTGACCAAAGTAAGTAACATCAATGCTATTTTGTTGCGTTATTTTAATCCAATTGGGGCGCATCCGTCAGTAGAAATTGGGGAATTGCCTATTGGTGTTCCACAAAATTTAGTTCCTTTTATCACTCAAACTGGAATGGGCTTGCGTAAAGCATTATCCGTTTATGGAAATGATTATCCAACGGTTGACGGGACCTGCGTTCGTGATTACATACACGTAGTCGATTTGGCGAAAGCCCATGTCATTGCTCTGCAACGTTTGATTGACAAAAAGAATGCAGATAAATTAGAGATTTTTAATCTGGGAACTGGAACCGGAAGCTCTGTTTTGGAAGTAATTCATGCTTTTGAAAAAGTTAGCGGACAAAAATTGGTTTACAATATTGTGGAAAGAAGAGAAGGAGATGTTACTTCGGCTTACGCCAATACGGATAAAGCGAATACTGTTCTGGGCTGGAAAACCGTTTCAACTCTGGAAGAAGCTATGGATAGTGCCTGGAAATGGGAACAAAAGGTTAGAAGTAAAAACTAA
- a CDS encoding Gfo/Idh/MocA family protein: MINKSESPKIIRWGIIGCGNVTEVKSGPAYQKTEGFKIEAVMRRDADKAADYAKRHGIQKYYTNADDLINDTDIDAIYIATPPDTHKYYGLKVAIAGKICCIEKPLAPNYQDCISIYEAFEEKNIPLFVAYYRRTLPRFEQIKKWLDTNSIGEIRHIRWHLSKPTSEQDKSGTYNWRTDSEIATGGYFDDLASHGLDLFIHLLGNIKEVSGISLNQQGLYSSKDAVTACWAHETGVTGTGSWNFGCYEREDKVEIYGSKGKIIFSVFENIPLVLSNEEGETALDIEHPENIQLYHVQQMREHLLGNSTHPSNGFTAAHTNWVMDKITGNI; the protein is encoded by the coding sequence ATGATTAACAAAAGTGAAAGTCCAAAAATAATTCGTTGGGGAATAATAGGATGTGGTAATGTTACTGAAGTAAAAAGTGGCCCCGCATACCAGAAAACGGAAGGTTTTAAAATTGAAGCAGTAATGCGAAGAGATGCTGATAAAGCTGCCGATTATGCTAAAAGACATGGCATACAGAAATATTATACTAATGCCGATGACTTAATTAATGATACTGATATAGATGCCATATATATTGCAACGCCACCAGATACTCATAAATATTACGGACTTAAAGTGGCAATAGCCGGAAAAATTTGCTGTATCGAAAAACCTTTGGCACCAAATTACCAAGATTGTATTAGCATTTATGAAGCTTTTGAAGAAAAAAATATCCCTTTATTTGTTGCCTATTACAGGCGCACACTTCCTCGCTTTGAACAAATAAAAAAATGGCTTGATACCAACAGCATTGGTGAAATCAGGCATATACGATGGCATTTGAGCAAACCAACTTCTGAGCAAGATAAATCAGGAACATACAATTGGAGAACTGACTCTGAGATCGCTACTGGAGGTTATTTTGATGATTTGGCCAGTCATGGATTAGATTTGTTTATTCATCTTTTAGGAAATATAAAAGAGGTTTCCGGTATAAGTCTCAATCAGCAAGGTTTGTATTCATCCAAAGATGCAGTGACAGCTTGTTGGGCTCATGAAACTGGAGTCACCGGAACCGGAAGTTGGAATTTTGGTTGCTATGAACGAGAAGATAAAGTAGAAATTTATGGCAGTAAAGGTAAAATAATCTTCTCTGTTTTTGAAAATATCCCTTTAGTCCTTTCTAACGAAGAAGGAGAAACTGCTTTAGACATAGAGCATCCAGAGAATATTCAGTTGTATCATGTACAACAAATGAGGGAACATCTATTAGGTAATAGCACACATCCATCAAATGGTTTTACAGCAGCCCATACCAACTGGGTTATGGATAAAATAACAGGAAATATATGA
- a CDS encoding LexA family protein → MSIKKVPKLTFYRPDFESDMQIPFIKEGVSAGFPSPAADFMESNIDLNKVLSDNPLATFYIKVKGNSMIDAGINDKDVLVVDRSLEPKNNKIAICFIDGEFTVKRIQLEKDCLYLMPENSNYSPIKVTEENQLIIWGIVTYVIKKV, encoded by the coding sequence ATGTCTATAAAAAAAGTACCTAAGCTAACCTTCTATCGCCCCGATTTTGAAAGCGACATGCAAATTCCTTTTATTAAGGAAGGGGTTTCGGCAGGATTTCCATCGCCTGCTGCTGATTTTATGGAATCTAATATTGATTTAAATAAAGTATTAAGCGATAATCCACTGGCTACTTTTTACATCAAAGTCAAAGGAAATTCAATGATAGATGCCGGTATAAATGACAAAGATGTTCTGGTTGTTGATCGTAGTTTAGAACCAAAAAACAACAAAATTGCTATTTGTTTTATTGACGGAGAATTTACCGTAAAACGCATTCAACTCGAAAAAGACTGTTTGTACCTGATGCCGGAAAACTCCAATTATTCTCCCATAAAAGTCACCGAAGAAAACCAACTTATCATTTGGGGAATCGTAACTTATGTCATAAAAAAAGTGTGA
- a CDS encoding sodium/sugar symporter — protein MSQNLAFADYAVFIIYFIVVSAYGYTIYRKREKNEHDAKAYFLAEGTLTWWAIGASLIASNISAEQFIGMSGEGFFLGVAVAAYEWIAAIALIIVAVWFIPVYLKNKIYTMPQFLKTRYNESTALIMAVFWLFLYVFVNLTSILYLGAVAINGLAGGEYLHAIMIGLALFALLISLGGMKVVAYTDVIQVAVLIIGGLVTSYIALTTVGQYFGVGENAIAGFKVLMEKAPEHFKMIIPEPTATSSQLEINKYLTFPGMMSYLAGIWIINLNYWGCNQYITQRALGADLQTARTGILFAGMLKLLMPVIVMLPGIAAYVLYENGHLPQLVGGKDGAYSAMLTFLPTGLKGLSVAALTAAIVASLAGKVNSISTIYTLDVHKKYIQKNATDRAQVNIGRYAVFAAMLLAVMFTWNDLLGIGGVGGFTYIQKYTGFISPGVFAMFFLGMFWKRTTGTAAIVGVIAGFLLSVLFNELAPSLFGNETLLYTAYANGKGGFEIPFHICMGLSFVFTMLLMIAISFAGPKVNPKAFELDTEMFKVKPQTTVLIVITLLIIFALYVKFW, from the coding sequence ATGAGCCAGAACCTTGCTTTTGCAGATTATGCAGTATTTATTATCTATTTTATTGTGGTGTCCGCTTACGGATATACCATTTATCGCAAGCGCGAAAAAAACGAACATGATGCCAAAGCTTATTTTCTTGCAGAAGGAACTTTGACATGGTGGGCTATTGGAGCTTCATTAATTGCTTCTAACATTTCTGCTGAACAATTTATCGGAATGAGTGGAGAGGGATTCTTTTTAGGAGTGGCTGTTGCTGCTTATGAGTGGATTGCTGCGATTGCTCTGATTATTGTTGCGGTTTGGTTTATTCCTGTTTATTTAAAAAACAAGATTTACACCATGCCTCAGTTTTTGAAAACCAGATATAACGAATCTACGGCTTTGATTATGGCTGTTTTTTGGTTGTTTTTATATGTATTTGTAAACTTAACTTCTATTTTATATTTAGGAGCTGTTGCTATTAATGGATTAGCTGGTGGAGAATATCTGCATGCTATTATGATTGGTTTGGCGCTTTTTGCCTTATTAATTTCTTTAGGAGGAATGAAAGTGGTGGCGTATACTGATGTAATTCAAGTAGCGGTTTTGATTATTGGTGGATTGGTTACTTCGTATATTGCTTTGACTACAGTTGGACAATATTTTGGAGTTGGCGAAAATGCTATTGCAGGTTTCAAAGTATTGATGGAAAAAGCTCCGGAACATTTCAAAATGATTATACCGGAACCAACTGCGACTTCTTCTCAATTAGAAATCAACAAATATCTTACTTTTCCTGGGATGATGTCTTATTTAGCGGGTATCTGGATTATCAATCTTAATTATTGGGGTTGTAATCAGTACATTACGCAAAGAGCTTTGGGAGCTGATTTACAAACTGCCCGTACTGGTATTTTGTTTGCAGGGATGTTGAAATTATTAATGCCGGTAATCGTAATGTTACCAGGTATTGCAGCTTATGTTTTATACGAAAATGGACATTTACCACAATTAGTTGGAGGAAAAGACGGAGCCTATTCTGCTATGTTAACATTCCTTCCAACAGGTTTAAAAGGATTGTCTGTTGCAGCTTTAACGGCAGCGATTGTAGCTTCTTTGGCCGGAAAAGTAAACAGTATTTCGACTATTTATACATTAGACGTGCATAAAAAATACATTCAAAAAAATGCTACCGACAGAGCTCAGGTAAATATCGGAAGATATGCTGTTTTTGCTGCAATGCTTCTTGCGGTTATGTTTACTTGGAATGATTTACTTGGAATTGGTGGTGTAGGTGGATTTACATACATTCAAAAATATACAGGATTTATTAGTCCTGGTGTATTTGCTATGTTCTTCCTTGGAATGTTCTGGAAAAGAACAACTGGTACAGCTGCGATTGTTGGTGTAATTGCCGGTTTCTTATTGTCAGTTCTATTCAATGAACTTGCACCTTCATTGTTCGGAAATGAGACATTGTTGTATACGGCTTACGCCAATGGAAAAGGTGGTTTCGAAATACCATTCCATATTTGTATGGGATTATCATTTGTGTTTACCATGCTTCTTATGATTGCCATAAGTTTTGCCGGACCAAAAGTGAATCCGAAAGCATTTGAACTAGATACTGAAATGTTTAAGGTAAAACCGCAAACAACAGTATTAATTGTAATAACACTATTGATTATTTTTGCTTTGTACGTTAAGTTCTGGTAA
- a CDS encoding NADH-quinone oxidoreductase subunit N, whose translation MNTLIAIIGLGVLCLLFEIFNLRKAIVPVTIIGLLAVLGLTVSEFNSTESYYNNMITVSKFSTAFSSLFIVLTIFLVGLGHNFYENHQNKISDFIAIKVFLLAGAVAMVSFGNLAMFFLGIEVLSISLYILAASDRLNLKSNEAGMKYFLMGSFASGILLFGICLIYGAMGSFDVIEISELSQSAELPIWFPIGIALLTIGMFFKIAAVPFHFWAPDVYEGSPALTTALMSTLAKVVAMATLYKLLSVMNADISEAFKIVVVVISMTSMTVGNIMALRQVNVKRMLAFSGISHAGFMLMTLLSLSTSAGSLLYYTSAYSLAGIAAFSVILYVCKNRDNEDITNFHGLGKSNPLLAAILTASLLSMAGIPIFAGFFAKLVLFSQTIQDGYIALVIVAVINSIISVGYYFKLILAMYTKEPNEERTGRPFMIYAVAVVAIALNIIIGLFPSLVLDILG comes from the coding sequence ATGAATACATTAATAGCTATAATAGGATTAGGTGTTTTATGCCTTTTATTTGAAATTTTTAATTTAAGAAAAGCCATTGTTCCGGTAACAATTATCGGACTGCTTGCGGTTCTTGGACTAACAGTATCCGAATTTAATTCAACCGAAAGTTACTACAATAACATGATTACTGTAAGTAAGTTCTCGACTGCTTTCTCTTCATTATTTATTGTACTTACTATATTTTTGGTAGGTTTAGGACATAATTTCTACGAAAATCATCAAAATAAAATTTCTGATTTTATTGCCATAAAAGTATTTTTATTGGCAGGAGCCGTTGCTATGGTTTCTTTTGGAAACTTAGCTATGTTCTTCTTAGGAATCGAAGTTTTATCTATTTCCTTATACATTTTAGCGGCAAGCGACCGATTGAATTTAAAAAGTAACGAAGCCGGAATGAAATATTTCCTTATGGGATCTTTTGCCTCTGGAATTTTATTGTTTGGTATTTGTTTAATTTACGGAGCAATGGGAAGTTTTGATGTAATTGAAATCAGTGAATTATCACAATCAGCTGAATTACCAATTTGGTTTCCAATTGGAATTGCTTTATTGACTATTGGAATGTTTTTCAAAATCGCCGCAGTTCCTTTTCATTTCTGGGCACCAGATGTATATGAAGGTTCGCCAGCTTTGACAACAGCATTGATGAGTACATTAGCCAAAGTAGTTGCAATGGCAACTTTGTACAAATTATTATCAGTTATGAATGCCGATATTTCAGAAGCATTTAAAATTGTAGTTGTAGTTATTTCTATGACTTCAATGACCGTTGGAAACATCATGGCTTTAAGACAAGTCAATGTCAAACGTATGTTGGCATTTTCAGGGATTTCTCACGCTGGTTTTATGTTAATGACTTTATTGAGTTTATCTACCTCTGCGGGTAGTTTATTATATTACACATCTGCTTATTCATTAGCTGGAATCGCTGCTTTCAGCGTAATTTTATACGTTTGTAAAAACAGAGACAACGAAGATATTACCAATTTCCACGGATTAGGAAAAAGCAATCCTTTATTGGCCGCTATCCTAACTGCATCTTTACTCTCTATGGCTGGAATTCCAATTTTTGCAGGATTCTTTGCTAAGTTAGTTTTATTCAGTCAAACCATTCAAGATGGATATATTGCTCTGGTTATTGTAGCAGTAATCAATTCTATCATCAGTGTTGGATACTACTTCAAATTAATTTTAGCGATGTATACCAAAGAACCAAATGAAGAAAGAACCGGAAGACCTTTTATGATTTATGCGGTCGCTGTTGTTGCAATTGCTTTGAATATCATCATTGGTTTATTTCCTTCATTAGTATTGGATATATTAGGATAA
- a CDS encoding AraC family transcriptional regulator has product MKVIQPTLEIITPSFGSSFSFSKYVENANSKAHLWHYHPEIELVYINGGSGKRQVGSHVSYYNDGDLILIGSNLPHCGFTNEQTGNTNETVIQMKPDFLGNDFFDISEMKNIRNLFDQAKAGIAFGGETKKIIGHKIEAMDGQSQLEKLLSLLAILNELELSEEFKVLNAEGFSMEMQMQDNDRINTVFNHVKDHFQEAITLEEVAVLVSMTVPSFCRYFKKITNKTFTKFVNDYRLVHASKLLAEKPISITEICYESGFNNFSYFNKSFKEFTGKSASQYRQELRSVLK; this is encoded by the coding sequence ATGAAAGTAATACAACCAACCTTAGAAATCATAACACCATCTTTTGGTAGTTCCTTTTCGTTTTCTAAATATGTAGAAAATGCCAATAGCAAAGCGCACCTCTGGCATTATCATCCCGAAATCGAATTGGTTTATATAAACGGAGGCTCCGGCAAACGACAAGTAGGAAGCCATGTTTCCTATTATAATGACGGCGACCTTATATTAATTGGAAGTAATTTGCCGCACTGTGGATTCACTAATGAACAAACCGGCAACACAAATGAAACCGTGATTCAAATGAAACCGGACTTTCTGGGAAATGATTTTTTTGATATTTCAGAAATGAAAAATATTCGAAACCTATTTGATCAAGCCAAAGCAGGAATAGCATTTGGTGGAGAAACCAAGAAAATAATAGGCCACAAAATTGAAGCTATGGATGGCCAGTCGCAATTAGAGAAACTATTGAGCTTACTAGCCATCTTAAATGAACTGGAATTATCCGAAGAATTTAAAGTACTCAACGCCGAGGGATTTTCTATGGAAATGCAAATGCAGGATAACGACCGAATTAATACTGTTTTCAATCATGTGAAAGATCATTTTCAAGAAGCCATCACCTTAGAGGAAGTTGCTGTTTTGGTGAGTATGACTGTGCCTTCTTTTTGTCGGTATTTCAAAAAAATTACTAATAAAACGTTTACCAAATTTGTGAATGATTACCGCTTGGTTCATGCATCAAAGCTACTGGCCGAAAAACCCATAAGCATCACGGAAATTTGTTACGAAAGCGGATTTAACAATTTCAGTTATTTTAATAAATCATTCAAAGAGTTTACGGGGAAAAGTGCTTCACAATACCGTCAGGAACTGCGCTCAGTATTGAAATAA
- a CDS encoding DsbA family oxidoreductase — protein sequence MQNTLNIQIWSDIMCPFCYIGKRRIEEALQHFEHKDSVTIEWKSFQLDAGFIATPEDNMVEHLAEKYRKDKDWAQEMLDNMTQNAKNAGLDFHFEKAILANSFHAHRLLHLAKKYDLANNLEELLFKAYLTEGKNVNDLNTLTALGLEVGLETEEIQNVLHSDAFAKEVKEDIKEANSIGVQGVPFFVFDNKYAVSGAQHATTFLKTLEKVWEEGNFESKITVLNTNAENSCDINGCD from the coding sequence ATGCAAAACACATTAAACATACAAATCTGGTCGGATATCATGTGTCCGTTTTGTTACATAGGAAAAAGAAGAATTGAAGAAGCACTTCAACATTTTGAGCATAAAGATTCTGTTACTATTGAATGGAAAAGCTTTCAATTAGATGCTGGTTTCATTGCAACTCCTGAGGACAACATGGTAGAACATCTAGCAGAAAAGTATAGAAAAGACAAGGATTGGGCACAAGAAATGCTCGATAACATGACCCAAAATGCAAAAAATGCCGGATTGGATTTTCATTTTGAAAAAGCAATTTTAGCCAATTCATTTCATGCACATCGTTTGTTGCATTTAGCAAAAAAGTACGATTTGGCAAATAACTTAGAAGAATTATTGTTTAAGGCCTATTTGACCGAAGGAAAGAACGTTAATGATTTAAACACATTAACCGCATTAGGACTAGAAGTTGGACTGGAGACCGAAGAAATTCAAAACGTATTACATTCTGATGCTTTCGCAAAAGAAGTAAAAGAGGATATCAAAGAAGCTAATTCAATTGGCGTGCAAGGTGTTCCTTTTTTTGTTTTCGATAATAAATATGCTGTTTCCGGAGCGCAACACGCAACTACTTTCTTGAAAACATTAGAAAAAGTGTGGGAAGAAGGAAATTTTGAATCGAAAATAACGGTATTAAATACAAATGCCGAGAATAGTTGTGACATTAATGGTTGTGACTAA